Proteins found in one Coffea eugenioides isolate CCC68of chromosome 5, Ceug_1.0, whole genome shotgun sequence genomic segment:
- the LOC113771040 gene encoding uncharacterized protein LOC113771040, with translation MLISDNRRRGSEFGLGDHVFLKVAFSKGLMRFDIKGKLSPSYVGPFEILDRVGEVACRLALPLLLVGVHNNVFHVSILRKYVHDPSHMIEYAPHQLSKELSYEEYSVKIVDTKDQMLRYRTIPCVKNFWCDPQSVLAVFVAHHHPLQADAAPVSVPRLGALLHLLLNQIHHDFLRA, from the exons ATGCTGATAAGTGATAATAGGAGGCGTGGCTCAGAGTTTGGACTTGGTGATCATGTTTTCCTAAAGGTGGCGTTTTCTAAAGGTCTAATGAGGTTTGACATTAAAGGAAAACTGAGTCCTAGTTACGTGGGACCGTTTGAGATTTTAGACAGGGTTGGTGAGGTAGCTTGTCGGCTGGCTTTACCACTGCTATTGGTAGGAGTACATAATAATGTTTTTCATGTTTCGATATTGAGGAAATATGTTCATGACCCCAGCCACATGATTGAGTATGCACCGCATCAGTTAAGCAAGGAGTTGAGTTATGAAGAATATTCAGTAAAAATTGTGGATACAAAGGATCAAATGTTAAGATATCGTACAATTCCTTGTGTCAAA AACTTCTGGTGCGACCCCCAATCTGTCCTCGCTGTGTTTGTTGCGCACCACCACCCTCTCCAGGCAGATGCTGCCCCTGTGTCTGTTCCCCGCCTTGGGGCCCTATTGCACCTGTTGCTGAACCAAATTCACCATGACTTCTTGAGGGCATAA